The following nucleotide sequence is from Aneurinibacillus soli.
ATGTGCCTTCTGTCGATAACAACACTCGAATTTGGTCTGTCAACGGATTCAACTCCACTAAGATTTATTCAAATATAGAACTATCCTATATGACTCTCCACTTACACGAGCAATTATGTTATTTTTCCTTCCCGTCCTTACTTTTACTTCATCCTCATACAAATTATGATAACGATTTTTCTAAAAAAATAAAAAATACGTACCTCCACTTTTGTCCCCTTTTTACCTATTCCTAACAAGAAAAAGTTATGCTAGAAAAGCAGGAAAAAGGTGCAAGGAATCAGGATTTCTCCTTTTTTCTCACACCTTTTTTCCGCTCTTTTGCACAACTTTATTTCAATTTTGCTACGAGTTTATTTTATGTGGCACAGGTTTATTTTTTGGTTACAACACATGTTCCGAATTAATAAAGTCGTGCTACCCAATCCCCCTTCAACCCGCATTCCTATGCCACCTAATTTATCCCATTTGAAATAAAGTCGTTCACGAATCGCTCATTTTCCCGATTTTTTTCTCCATTTTTTCTGCCACAACTTTATTCTTTTATAAATAAAGTCGTGCTACAAAGGAAAGGGATTGGGGGCACAGGTACAGGCTTTTTTTCTGCCTTTTTTCATGCTTTTGGGGTTCGTAGAACCCTCCTCTCTTTCTTTTCAATCCTTGTTATAATAAGGTTTTTTCACTTTTCATCAGCTTTTTAAACCAGGAAAAAGGTATGGTATCAAAACAAGAAAAAGGTGCAAGGAATCGGGATTTCTCCTTTTTTCTCACACCTTTTTTCAGCTCTTTTGAGCAACTTTATTTCGATTTTGCTACGAGTTTATTTAATGTGGCACGGGTTTATTTTTTCGTTACATAGTAGGAATAAGGATTAAAGAAAAAGGTAACTTACTCACCTTCTCCACCATTCAGATATTTAAATTACTGAGCAATTCCTCTACTCGATCTTTTTCTTTTTTTGTAAAGGAGGATACCTTTCTTTCAATTTTAGATAATATTGATTCATCTTCTAAAGTTCTTTTGGATTTTTCCATACTCTTGATTATATTGATGAGTTCCTTTTTTGTTATGAAATTCTTAACGTCATTAGGTAGAACACTCTCCGATTGTCGAGATATGACTATTTTGTCCCAAAACTTTTTCGTGAGTATTCTGTAACCAGTTGCAATTGACACCATTTCATTAACTCTACCTTTTCTATAAGAAAACATACTATCATCTTTCATAGCGATATAAACAGGGTTATTTACATTTTCACTTGAGAATATTACCCTCTCATCACTAGACAAAAGAACTAACGTACTTAATAATGCATCAAATTCATCATCAGTAATAATTGTCTTATCGGTTTCAGCGACAATCGAAAAATCCTCTAATAGTTTAGCAAATCGATCAGATTTTTCCGTTTTACCAGAAAGAGAATGTGTTATCCATGCCCCTTCTTTCATATCCCATTGTGCCAAAGTTTCCTTGTATTGCCTCATGTCACCTTTTCCATTCAAATCATTCTGATTGCCTTCCCTATAAAGTTGAAGGATAGTTGCGGCAGGATACGTTTCAAACAATCTTTTATTTAATGGATCCTTACCGTTTTTCATTAAGCACTTCATCCCACTACGAATTCCTTCTGCTCTTTTTGACAGAGTCTCTAAGCGACCTGGTGGGGCGCCATTAAAAAATTTATCAACATCTCGTGAAATGTACTCCCAAAACCTTCGCCAATTTTTTTCTTCTACAGGCGGGACAATTAATGGCTCGATTGGGGCATCAATAACAAGTGGATAAAGTTTATTTTTTAAAATAAACCTTATATCATTTTTCTCAAGTACCTCTACAGGTTGATTATTATCCTGATTAGGAAAATATGGCATTATATTGGATATTATTTTTATTTCTTTCTTTCCAACATTACTGTCGCAATCCTGATCAATTCGTTGAGATTTGACCAATGCACCTTTGTCACTTCCGTATCCGACCAAATCCAAGCCATATACCCATGTAATTTTTTCCTCATTACTATGCATATTAGACGTTCCTTTCAATTTATCGAGACTAAATCACACATATGTTGCCATTATTGTCTACCTTACAACTTATCAACTCATTACTATCACCAAGAGTGCGTACATATTTAGGCTGGGACTTGTTTGTAATACCGAAGCACCACAATTTATGATTGTGTTTTTTTAGAAGTTCAATAAACCTTGGATTCTTACTAACCACAGATCCACCATTACCCCAAAATAGTACAACCTTCTCGGATTCCTCAACAACTTTCTGGATATATTCGAAATTTTCGCTATCAAACTTCTTATATTCCCTTGGGAATAATTTCTTTGAGTCGCTTGTCTTTGCAAATAAGTTTACCACTTCAATCGAACCATGTTGGTGTTGGTCAACGAGCAACTTGGTTATTTTCCCCAATGTTTGACCAAGTACAAACGGGTTGGGATTTACTTGTTTTGGATTAAACATGATCACTCCAACTTTAGGCTTTGTACTGTCCCACCTTCTAAATAATCGGTATCGAACGTCCTTTTCCATATCAAAATCATTATAGGCATCCAATATATACCATTTCTGTTCACTCGACATCATTCCACCCCCATTTCTCTCATGCCCTTGCCCATAATTGAATTACTGTTTAGTTCGTGAAAAGAAAAAGATACCTTTGCATAATAACTGGTAAAAGCAGTTTAACAAAAGAAGTAGCTACCTTAGACTTGATTGGCTTGTATACATGCTATTAGCTGAATCTTTGGTTTGCGGTAATTTTCCGAAATATATATCAGCTGGGAAATCATTAAATATTACCTATTACATTACTTCTCGTACATTCAAAACTCGATCTTCTGAAACACTTTGTTCATCTATCATTCGAACAATAGGATTATCGTGTTCACTCCAGGATCGGCAATACTGATTACATAGATAATACAAACAGTGGCGTATAATACGGTATTGAGTCTGCTTAATGTTAAGTTTCTTCGATCCATCAAAAATGATCTCTCCAACATTAGCCTTAAAAGTGATAATAAACGGAGTCACTTCCTTACACAAATTCCTGATAGCTTGTTGTTCTCCTAATACCCTAAGCATATTGTCAACAATCTCAGGAAGATATCGAATATGTCGTACATCTCCGTTTTCGAAAATATCCCCGTTAAACAGAAAGCCATTAACACACTTATCTGGAGGACTAAAGCGATTCCCTTCCAAACGATTAATAATCATTTGTGCAGTAGGTGACTCGCTCCCATTCAGAAATGATCTCCAATCAATTAGATTACCTTTGAAAAATGTTATTAGCCTATCTTTTTCTTTGTAAAATGTTAATCCAATTTTTTCTAATCTATATTTTAGTTCGTTGTTTTCAGTCAATGCATCAAACAAATTGTAAAGTGGTTCTTTTTCTATAATCTGTTTTGAAGTTCTTGTCGTTAAATGAAACAATGTTATGAAATCAAAATTAGGTATAGTTGTCATATCAAGGTGGGTTATTTCAGAAAGAAAACTCAGAAAATGTGGGATACTTATTTCCGTTTGTGGTGGATACTTTTCTTTCAGTTTATTTAAGTTTCTTAGTATATAATATTGAATGAACTCTTTTTTCACTTTCAACAATTGCTCAAGAGAATCGTATATTGAATTTTGGTTTGATGTATCTATTATGACTTCCATTATTTATCCTTCCTAAGATCTTTACAATTTACAAGAAAAAGTCGATCAGATTGACCGACTGATAATAATTATGTGTAGTTGTTTGAACTCCTGAACTGTAATAAAACCTCTACGTTATCCTTTTTCTCCTCACTTAACGTACCTTTTTCAAGGTTTAGCAAATACTCCACAATCTCCTGTGTGAGCATTAAGCCGTCCGCTTCTATAATATCCCTTGGCTTCAAAACATTAGCCTTTAATAACATTTCCACTGCTTTTCTTATTAACATAGGTTGCGGAACATTTAAAACATCATCCAATGGCTCTTTTTTTCTCATATTTTTTTGATTCATTTTCTTCATCAAGTAAGTGTACTGATTATAATTTATTGCGTCCAAATGAAATGCTCTTACTATCATAGCTTGAATTGATACTTTCCATTTTTTCTTCAATTCTATATAGAAGTTTAGATTATTTGGGTAATGGAGATCTTTTAGGAAAGAATCTTTGGGCAATAAAAATGCCCCTGCAAATGAATCTGCCTGTTGCTCAATTAAGCGGTGCTCCTCAAGATAAATATCATTAAAATCAGTATTCCAGTTATGTAATAGCATATGGCCTAACTCATGAGCAGTATCAAATTGCCTTCTACATGCCGACTGTTTACCATCACCAAGAATAATCACATATCTCTCTCTATTATTTATCATTTGTCTCTGGCTAAAGGCATCAATTTTATGAGTGTCTGTAGCTAAAGATGTCATAACAACTCCATTTTTCTCCAATAAGAAAACGATATTAGTTATTGGATCTTCACCAATCCCCCAATATTTCCTCAAAGCCAATGCTATGTCTTCAATATCCTCACGTTCCAATAAATGTGGATTGTCCACTTTCTTGTCTGTAAGCTCAATCAAATCCTTAATGCTCGGTAAATTTACTGTAGGAAAATCAATGTATCTTTCGAGGAAATCACAGATCCTCGAAAAGTACCTTGTTTTTTCGATTTGAGACAAACGTTCTTTTTTTGATGTGGATACCAATGACCTAAAGAAAGTGTTTCCAACTTGAACTTCTTCAATTGAATCTGCTTCATAAAAATATTCTCTCGGGAGTTTAAGAACATACATAAGCTTCATAAGTGTTTCTAAGGTTGGTTTATTTTTACCATTCTCAAACTGAGAAATCGCTTGCTTTGAAACACCTGATTGTTCGGCTAAATCGGATATCGTAAACCCTGAAAATATTCTTGCTGACTTCAACCTGTTTTTATTAAAGGTATTTACGAAAACCATCACAAACCCCTCTTTAATAATTATTTATATTAATCTTCATCTTGATCCTTTTGCTTACGCTTAAGCTTAAGTAAATCACTGATAACCTGTTCGTGCATTTCATCCGATAGTTCTTCATACTGTGGTTCAACAGCAAATCCAACTGATTCATCTTCATTGTCGTAAGAAACAATATACTCACTCAGATCTTCTTCAAATATTGAAGGTAATGTTATTTCAGGGTTCAAAACCCTTGCCTTAACAGAAATCACTTTGCCTCGAACAACATCATATGTAATTAGCTGGGTAACTTCAACATCTATGCCTTTGATGACTTCCTCAACCTTTTGTTGGATTAGAAGCTCTTTGTGAGATCCAATACCTTCATCCAAGAATGCCAATTGTCCTATCGGCATGAGGGAGTCCTTAATCATCCAACGATTCCTGTAAGCATAAGCATATAAGTAGTGGACGGATACGTTCGAGTTATCTTTTTGCACCAATTGCTCTTGGAAGGTCGTCTCCCTTAATGGTACATACAAATGCTTATTCTCAACTGAATACATACGAATATGTTCATAACCATTTTCTTTGTAAGTGTCAATAATGTATTTATCTTTAAAATTCTCATACACAACTTGATTTACTTCGTCCGAGTTGGAGTTTCTGAATTTATTTTTAGTTATACCCTTGTCCGCATTCTTTTTCTCAGCATTAATTGCAGTACCGCTCATCAGACATTCAACTAACTTTCTCTTTTCTTCAAAACTCTGCAAGGCAAAATTAGTAGACAAGGATATCATCCCCTTCAACTTGTATATAAATTACATTACTATTTTTTTGTATTTTTGTCTAGTTGATTACCATATTTCTTAATAATGTCACACCATATTCCAACCTATACATCAATCATATAGTTCAAGAACAATTTGATATGATAAAGTAAATGGAGAATGCCCTCATGTCATTTAGTTAAGTAATCTACATGAATCGAGAAATGAATAATTTTATACTCTTTGAACGAATTGAGGTGATTACAAAATTGGAAAACAAGATTATTTCCCCCGAAAAATAAATGATGGGGAAGTATTTACTCTCTTCCCCATCTCAATCTGCACAGACAGATTCAATTCTTGAACGAACTCATATTCATCCTTTCTCAGTTCTTCCTTTAGATCGTCAGTGAATATTTTAAGGGGTTACAATTCCCCCCCTTCAGACAACTGTATATTTTCCCCGCAGTATTTACAAACCACGTCTCCTTACTTATCAATTTTCAGTTTAATTTCGTACCCATATTCATCTGAAGTATTAAATAATTTCTCTTTCTTTCAAGTCACGAATAGGCATATGTACAAAATAAATTTGGTTGTTCTTATCTAAGGAGAGTGCTTTCTCTGCACTCTTGATACCATAATAAAGCCATACTTTCCATTCAGAAGTTCCTACTAGAAGTTTCTTTACCGATTTGCGTGGAGACGAATCAATTTCCAACAACAGCTTATTCCATCAATCTCCTTCCAAACCACATCAATATATCCATTTCTTCGTTCTTCATATCCTTCAATCAAGAATTTTTTATCTCCAAGTACCCCATACTTATCTGCCAATTCAACTAATCCATTTTGTAAAGCATCATGAAACTTTCGCTTCTTTCCCCTAAACAATCCATCTTTTTTTCCATAAAAACTGTAATCATCTGTTTAACTAATTCCTGTATGTCTGCTATGATACTATCTATTTTCAATTCCTTTAGCTCTGTCAAATCAAATAATGACATCTAATCTACCTCGTTTTTTAAAACAAAGAGAAAATCTACCGTCTTATTCGTTAATATTTATCCTTATTTTTCCGAAATTTGATACAACAATTTTAACAACGTACTCCAATAACTGGAAAAATGGTCAAAAACATTCTTAACGGCTAAAAAGAAAGACAGTCCTTTTTTTAGCGAGGAACTGCCTTTATAACGCCAGATACTATTTTCATTTTTCTGATATGTATTGGATTAAAGACTTGATTTTCTTGTTTCCTCCTCCAAATCCTGCTTTCAACTGAATTTTATATACCGTAAGTCTTTCACCATTCTTATTCATTTCATCAATTGCCCATTTAATTTTTCGCACCCGATAACTTTCAATATCTTCAGTTACCTCTTTTAAATACTGTTGGGTTTTTACAAGATTATCATTTAAAAACCATCTCTTAACACCAATCGTTCTTCTTATATTACTCGGAACAATCCGTATTGGTTTTCCTTCTGTATGTAAAAGCTTTTCTACAGCTTTTTTTGCAAGTACTAAACACGTTTCATCTCTCTTCTCCCAGTCTACAGTTTCAGTTTTTTCCTTTCTTATTTTAGTCTTGGGAGTTACTTCATCATACCAATCCTTATCATGAGCGTATATCCACGTATGAAGACCTTTACCTAATCGCTTTAATTCACTTCGATTAGCTTCTGGATTAGCTTCAATCAATTTTAACCATTCTCTTCTTTTTTCTCCAATTGAATAGGAAGGCATACGATTTCCTACGACCGCTCGTTTACCAATTGCTGTATTACTCTCAAACAGTTCTTCTACGCCAATCTCCAAAAATTGCAGAAAGAGAATATGTCTCAGGGGACTTCTGTTCTTGTTGTTGTTTCTGACAAAGAGCCTTAGCCAGTTTGCTTCTTGTTTAACGTCTATACTACTTTGCATTAGCTCTAAATAGCCCGATGGATAAAAATACGAAAAGGCCTCTAACAGCTTAGCTATATACAAAGTACCGCCCTTAGATGCAAATCCCTTTTTCCTCAACTTATCAATGTAAAATTTTATAATAAAGGAAAGCTCCTTCCTCGCTTGATTACGAAACAATAAATATGAAGCATTCTCCATGTACTTCAAATTCAGTTCTCTGACTTGATTTGAATAAAAATCCTCTGTTAAATCAGCATTACATGTCTCCTCATCCGCACACAAAAAATCATTTCGGCTGTCTGTTATTACTACGTTGCTGTTTTTAAAAAGAACCTGATGCTTTGGACAGTACAAAGCCCCAGGAATTTGGGGAAGTCTTCTCCAATAACTTTCTCCCAATTTCTCCATATCTTCTTTAAAGCATAGAGGGCAATATTTTAAATAGTTATCCGACTTAACTTTGCTTCCGGCCATTCCAACCATCGTCTCAATCGATTTGCCATTTTCTTTAACCATACCATTAAACACCAAGTCTGATTTTTCGCGAGATAAGAAAGCTGTATAAAACGGATACATGGTATGATTTAAAATAACCTCCTGTACGGACAGCTTAGACGCAGGAGGAAGATTTGCTATGAATGCACTTAAGTTTTGTGGGAACAGAACTGATTTCCGTCCCATCCTATTATATATTTTGAATAAGTCCCATTCTAAAGCACGTTTACTAAGCATTCCGCACATTTGCTTATACCTGCAAACAATGCTAAACAACAATTCATCCTGATATATGAGAGGCAAGAAGTTTATCACTTTACAACACCTTCTTGCCAAATACGCATATTATCAATGTATCCCTTCTCCAACAAAATCTGATAAGCCGACCTCTCACTTTTACTTGCTTGTTTCAGTAAACTCCTTAAATCATCTTCACTGTAATCAATATTCTTAGCTTTGGATTCTTTGGGAACTATTGTTGTTTTTGGAATTCTAATTTGCTTTTGCTTTAATTCTTGTGCCACTTTATTGATTTTTTTCGCATTCGGAATGGAGTTATCTTTCTTTTGGGCCGTACCTTCGGATAGCTCTACTCTTCGCAAATCCTCATACTGAACCATTTTATATGGATTCTTCGATTTTATTGCTTCCAACATCGGCTTCATCAACTTGAACTGCTCTTTAGCAACCTTGTTGACCATATCAGCCGTAAATTCTTCTTTCCCACTGGAAATAGCCATCATCTGGACATTTACAAATAATTTAACGATTAAGTCCGAAACCCCTTGTGTTTCTTCATAAAACACTTTTATCAATTCTTCATTTAAAGGTGTAAACTTCTGATTCCACTGGTATTTCCATATGGACTCTAACAAGAAACGAAACTCTTTACCATTCTCCATGTTATTCCAAATGATTTCTCCGTTACCCGAAACTCGCCTTGCAATTCTAAACTCATTTTGAAAAATTGCATAGGACGCTGGCGTACCAATGAAAAGCACAGGTACACCAAATGAATTCATGAGCGTTACAAAATAGTTCATCATTTGCTGTACTCCACGATTCTGCAGATGTTGAATTTCATCAATGACAAGCATTCCTAAACCTATGTTGTGGGCAACTTGCCCCATCAAAGGCAACATGGCATCAGTAGAAAGATTTCGAGAGACATGTTTTTGAAAAGTATTTGTGCCAAGAAGTTCATCGACCTTCATGAAAAACTGCAAAGTCAACGCTTTCAGACTGGAATTGTGGGGTGTTTGCAAAGTTAAATGGGATAGCTGGATTTGATTAAAATGTTGATCATTGTAATGATTGTGCACAATGATTT
It contains:
- a CDS encoding DUF5986 family protein; translated protein: MSTNFALQSFEEKRKLVECLMSGTAINAEKKNADKGITKNKFRNSNSDEVNQVVYENFKDKYIIDTYKENGYEHIRMYSVENKHLYVPLRETTFQEQLVQKDNSNVSVHYLYAYAYRNRWMIKDSLMPIGQLAFLDEGIGSHKELLIQQKVEEVIKGIDVEVTQLITYDVVRGKVISVKARVLNPEITLPSIFEEDLSEYIVSYDNEDESVGFAVEPQYEELSDEMHEQVISDLLKLKRKQKDQDED
- a CDS encoding ATP-binding protein, which gives rise to MMNRIFMDNGMEATEASYNEFPLEEYNSNPFIQTLPPLMNKQTIIKNLMLPISFNVEERNWDGSYRLHMIQRLYKLFQPLPIHVDIWNVIFSLLYQGYIARNPFDKEYRGYINETGKRIINRSFDINSRSNFRTTASCATLIGYSGMGKTTTVNRILSNIPQIIVHNHYNDQHFNQIQLSHLTLQTPHNSSLKALTLQFFMKVDELLGTNTFQKHVSRNLSTDAMLPLMGQVAHNIGLGMLVIDEIQHLQNRGVQQMMNYFVTLMNSFGVPVLFIGTPASYAIFQNEFRIARRVSGNGEIIWNNMENGKEFRFLLESIWKYQWNQKFTPLNEELIKVFYEETQGVSDLIVKLFVNVQMMAISSGKEEFTADMVNKVAKEQFKLMKPMLEAIKSKNPYKMVQYEDLRRVELSEGTAQKKDNSIPNAKKINKVAQELKQKQIRIPKTTIVPKESKAKNIDYSEDDLRSLLKQASKSERSAYQILLEKGYIDNMRIWQEGVVK
- a CDS encoding TnsD family Tn7-like transposition protein, encoding MCGMLSKRALEWDLFKIYNRMGRKSVLFPQNLSAFIANLPPASKLSVQEVILNHTMYPFYTAFLSREKSDLVFNGMVKENGKSIETMVGMAGSKVKSDNYLKYCPLCFKEDMEKLGESYWRRLPQIPGALYCPKHQVLFKNSNVVITDSRNDFLCADEETCNADLTEDFYSNQVRELNLKYMENASYLLFRNQARKELSFIIKFYIDKLRKKGFASKGGTLYIAKLLEAFSYFYPSGYLELMQSSIDVKQEANWLRLFVRNNNKNRSPLRHILFLQFLEIGVEELFESNTAIGKRAVVGNRMPSYSIGEKRREWLKLIEANPEANRSELKRLGKGLHTWIYAHDKDWYDEVTPKTKIRKEKTETVDWEKRDETCLVLAKKAVEKLLHTEGKPIRIVPSNIRRTIGVKRWFLNDNLVKTQQYLKEVTEDIESYRVRKIKWAIDEMNKNGERLTVYKIQLKAGFGGGNKKIKSLIQYISEK
- a CDS encoding DUF1643 domain-containing protein produces the protein MMSSEQKWYILDAYNDFDMEKDVRYRLFRRWDSTKPKVGVIMFNPKQVNPNPFVLGQTLGKITKLLVDQHQHGSIEVVNLFAKTSDSKKLFPREYKKFDSENFEYIQKVVEESEKVVLFWGNGGSVVSKNPRFIELLKKHNHKLWCFGITNKSQPKYVRTLGDSNELISCKVDNNGNICVI
- a CDS encoding helix-turn-helix domain-containing protein — protein: MVFVNTFNKNRLKSARIFSGFTISDLAEQSGVSKQAISQFENGKNKPTLETLMKLMYVLKLPREYFYEADSIEEVQVGNTFFRSLVSTSKKERLSQIEKTRYFSRICDFLERYIDFPTVNLPSIKDLIELTDKKVDNPHLLEREDIEDIALALRKYWGIGEDPITNIVFLLEKNGVVMTSLATDTHKIDAFSQRQMINNRERYVIILGDGKQSACRRQFDTAHELGHMLLHNWNTDFNDIYLEEHRLIEQQADSFAGAFLLPKDSFLKDLHYPNNLNFYIELKKKWKVSIQAMIVRAFHLDAINYNQYTYLMKKMNQKNMRKKEPLDDVLNVPQPMLIRKAVEMLLKANVLKPRDIIEADGLMLTQEIVEYLLNLEKGTLSEEKKDNVEVLLQFRSSNNYT